One genomic window of Hypanus sabinus isolate sHypSab1 unplaced genomic scaffold, sHypSab1.hap1 scaffold_368, whole genome shotgun sequence includes the following:
- the LOC132388632 gene encoding N-acetyllactosaminide beta-1,3-N-acetylglucosaminyltransferase 3-like: MSGHWRFYEKVVLGVVITLRLLFVFWGNDQRREIDVAETFHRNDLPKVVTGDATESVLKPKCHANTTLLHLSSFHQEKEHIKNFLMYKHCREFDMIQNVPDKCGGREESQNVFLLLVIKSHPFNQDRREMIRKTWGREREFNGVLIKRVFISGVSPDQKESRKLNQLLAMENREHRDILQWDFLDTFFNLTLKQYKLLQWVSEFCPSAKFIFNGDDDVFANTDNMVDYLLDMKVHQHLFVGRLIYGFGPKRQKSSKYYVPEIVTTIKSYPPYIGGAGILMSVNTAHIIFHIAQDLELYPIDDVFLGMCLAKAGLAPHSHSGFRTAGVRVPSTQDESFNPCYYRELLLVHRFRPFELLLMWDAVHDANLKCARAPQESASTERTT, encoded by the coding sequence ATGAGCGGACATTGGCGATTCTATGAGAAAGTAGTGCTGGGTGTTGTTATTACTCTGAGATTGTTATTCGTCTTCTGGGGTAATGACCAACGTCGAGAGATTGATGTTGCAGAAACTTTTCATCGCAATGACCTGCCCAAGGTTGTTACTGGTGATGCAACTGAATCAGTGCTCAAGCCAAAGTGCCACGCGAACACGACATTGCTGCACCTGTCCTCATTTCATCAAGAGAAAGAGCACATAAAAAACTTCTTGATGTATAAACACTGTCGAGAATTTGACATGATTCAAAATGTTCCAGACAAATGTGGTGGTCGAGAAGAATCTCAGAATGTCTTCCTGCTCCTGGTCATCAAATCTCACCCTTTCAACCAGGATCGGCGGGAAATGATAAGGAAGACCTGGGGCAGAGAACGCGAATTCAATGGGGTCCTAATTAAGAGAGTCTTTATTTCTGGTGTCTCTCCTGACCAAAAAGAAAGTAGGAAATTGAATCAGCTGTTAGCCATggaaaacagagaacacagagataTCCTACAATGGGATTTCTTGGATACCTTTTTCAACCTCACCCTCAAACAATACAAGTTGCTGCAGTGGGTCAGTGAATTTTGCCCCAGTGCTAAATTCATCTTCAATGGAGATGATGATGTCTTTGCCAATACCGATAACATGGTTGATTACTTGCTAGACATGAAGGttcaccaacacctgtttgtggGCCGTCTCATTTATGGGTTTGGACCCAAACGCCAGAAGTCGAGCAAGTATTATGTGCCAGAAATAGTGACCACCATCAAGTCGTACCCACCATACATTGGTGGAGCGGGCATACTTATGTCTGTGAATACAGCTCACATCATTTTTCACATAGCCCAAGACCTTGAACTataccccattgatgatgtattttTGGGGATGTGTCTGGCCAAGGCTGGACTAGCCCCACACTCCCATAGCGGATTCAGGACAGCTGGAGTCAGGGTTCCTTCAACCCAAGATGAATCTTTCAATCCTTGCTATTACCGTGAGTTGCTGCTAGTGCACCGTTTCCGGCCTTTCGAACTGCTACTGATGTGGGATGCGGTGCATGATGCCAATCTGAAGTGTGCTCGTGCTCCCCAGGAGTCTGCATCCACGGAAAGGACCACATGA